Proteins encoded together in one Oncorhynchus nerka isolate Pitt River unplaced genomic scaffold, Oner_Uvic_2.0 unplaced_scaffold_1902, whole genome shotgun sequence window:
- the LOC135567636 gene encoding tyrosine-protein phosphatase non-receptor type 2-like, translating into MYCPPPQQEKCAQYWPTAEEQQLSYTDTGFVVTLVKEEDKANYIIRVLELRNTETGGTTEIYHFHYTTWPDFGVPESPASFLNFLVEVRESGSLGPEHGPSVVHCSAGIGRSGTFSLVDTCLILMDKRKDSSSVDILRVLLDMREYRMGLIQTPDQLRFSYRAVLEGAKSIMGDCSAQSQKRELSREDRATVCDSPPAPLPGGSLTPPPPLPPVSSTPATTFRQPRPLYPPPRPLDTPAPPSPLPPPRPLATPAPRPSTPTTAFRRPPPSRPSEKPNGQPLPCVEPEPVALSRGPDIRRRTDSSEKDLAEVPSLRKRHREERIACTAQKLHLMKQRLTNTERQRERWLYWRPVLLNMGAGAAVALGLVVVWLFSQ; encoded by the exons atgtattgtccccccccccaacaggagaagtgtgctcagtactggCCTACAGCCGAGGAACAGCAGCTGTCTTACACAGACACGGGGTTCGTCGTGACGCTGGTGAAGGAAGAGGACAAGGCCAACTACATCATACGAGTGTTGGAGCTGAGGAACACAGAG ACAGGAGGAACCACAGAGATATACCACTTTCACTACACCACCTGGCCTGACTTTGGCGTCCCAGAATCCCCGGCCTCTTTCCTCAACTTCCTGGTCGAGGTGCGGGAGTCTGGCTCATTGGGGCCGGAGCACGGGCCCTCCGTGGTCCACTGCAGCGCTGGGATTGGACGCTCGGGGACCTTCTCGTTGGTCGACACGTGTCTCATCCTG aTGGACAAGAGGAAGGACTCGtcgtcagtggacattctgagaGTTCTGCTGGACATGAGGGAGTACCGGATGGGTCTGATCCAGACTCCTGACCAGCTACGTTTCTCCTACAGGGCTGTCCTGGAGGGAGCCAAGAGCATCATGGGAGACTGCTCTGCACAG agcCAGAAGAGAGAGCTGTCCAGAGAGGACAGAGCGACAGTATGTGATTCACCGCCTGCCCCCCTCCCAGGTGGCTCTCTGACACCCCCGCCCCCT TTGCCCCCCGTCTCCTCTACCCCCGCCACGACCTTTAGACAACCCCGCCCCCTCTACCCCCCGCCACGGCCTTTAGACACCCCCGCCCCCCCGTCCCCTCTACCCCCACCACGGCCTTTAGCCACCCCCGCCCCCCGTCCCTCTACCCCCACCACGGCCTTTAGACGCCCCCCCCCCAGTCGGCCCTCAGAAAAGCCCAACGGCCAGCCACTGCCCTGTGTGGAGCCTGAGCCTGTGGCGTTGTCCAGAGGACCGGACAtcaggagacggacagacagctcAGAGAAGGACCTGGCGGAGGTGCCAAG TCTGAGGAAGAGACACCGGGAGGAGCGTATCGCCTGCACGGCCCAGAAGCTTCACCTGATGAAACAGAGACTGACGaacacagagaggcagagagaacgcTGGCTGTACTGGAGGCCTGTCCTGCTCAACATGGGGGCTGGAGCTGCCGTGGCCCTGGGGCTAGTGGTGGTTTGGCTCTTCTCCCAGTGA